One genomic region from Prunus persica cultivar Lovell chromosome G3, Prunus_persica_NCBIv2, whole genome shotgun sequence encodes:
- the LOC18783943 gene encoding pentatricopeptide repeat-containing protein At1g77360, mitochondrial, with product MTRTSRKRRHGYPPPLPSSSSNPNRHKHQPTKKLHSSPNSIRKNHNSSTPIQKNHLSSTPIPLPLNPVPQTPMPKRPTFASYLDTPNLPPKIRLLCEIVAKTHTLSVEERLAETSVRVTQEDVEEVLKLSYAFPGPAVKFFRWAGHHLNDYHSPYAWNLVVDLLGKNCFFDAMWDAIKSMRKERLLSLATFASVFSSYVIANRVQEAFMTFEVMSEYGCPRDIVALNSLLSAICRDGKTSDAVDFLRIAKDKIKPDPDTYAILLEGWENEGNVACARQVFSEMVIEIGWDPSNVPAYDSFLNTLLKGPDGIREAVKFFETLKDRRCYPGVKFFRLALDECVKNSDSRGAEALWHAMVGIIGFQPDTNMCNLMISLHCREGNPDLAKRMLDDMVYNGAFPNSQTYDMLFKSLIKNRKLKEASILFTEMVKNECVPEHANCNMAVRTFLDLGDPYFAIKVWKCMLENYHSGLEDTGNLLVVGLGDLNRVPEAVKYAEDMIVRGIKLEFSTLSKLKQNLVQARKEYLYDELFRKWKDQ from the coding sequence ATGACCAGGACCAGCAGAAAACGACGCCATGGTTACCCACCTCCTCtcccctcttcttcttcaaaccCAAATCGCCATAAACACCAACCCACCAAGAAACTCCACTCTTCCCCAAACTCAATTCGGAAAAACCACAATTCTTCAACCCCAATTCAGAAAAACCACTTGTCCTCAACCCCAATCCCTTTGCCCCTAAACCCAGTTCCACAAACCCCCATGCCTAAGCGCCCAACCTTTGCCTCATACCTTGACACACCCAATCTACCTCCCAAGATCAGACTCCTCTGTGAAATAGTGGCCAAGACCCACACTCTTTCTGTTGAGGAACGCCTGGCAGAGACTAGTGTTAGAGTGACCCAAGAAGACGTTGAAGAGGTCCTCAAACTCTCTTACGCTTTTCCGGGTCCCGCCGTGAAGTTCTTTAGGTGGGCTGGCCACCATCTCAATGACTACCACAGCCCCTATGCGTGGAACTTGGTTGTTGATCTTCTGGGCAAGAATTGCTTCTTTGATGCGATGTGGGACGCCATAAAGTCCATGAGAAAAGAAAGGTTACTCTCTTTGGCCACTTTTGCTTCTGTTTTTAGTAGTTATGTAATTGCCAATCGTGTCCAGGAGGCTTTTATGACTTTTGAGGTTATGAGCGAATATGGATGCCCTAGAGATATTGTGGCATTGAATTCCCTTTTGAGTGCAATTTGTAGAGATGGGAAGACTTCAGATGCCGTTGATTTTTTGCGTATTGCTAAGGATAAGATTAAGCCAGACCCTGATACATATGCGATTTTGTTGGAGGGGTGGGAAAATGAAGGCAATGTAGCTTGTGCTAGGCAGGTTTTCTCTGAGATGGTAATTGAGATTGGTTGGGACCCGAGCAATGTGCCAGCTTATGATTCATTCTTGAATACTTTGCTTAAGGGGCCTGATGGGATCCGCGAAGCAGTGAAGTTCTTTGAGACCTTAAAAGATAGGAGGTGTTATCCGGGGGTCAAGTTTTTCAGGCTTGCTCTTGATGAGTGTGTCAAGAATAGCGATTCTCGGGGAGCTGAGGCTCTTTGGCATGCAATGGTAGGGATAATTGGTTTCCAACCTGATACAAATATGTGTAATTTGATGATTTCTTTACATTGTCGTGAAGGAAATCCAGATTTAGCAAAGAGAATGTTGGATGATATGGTGTACAATGGGGCATTTCCGAATTCACAAACATATGACATGTTGTTTAAGTCGTTGATCAAGAATAGGAAGTTGAAGGAGGCATCGATTTTGTTTACTGAGATGGTTAAAAATGAGTGTGTTCCAGAGCATGCTAATTGTAATATGGCAGTAAGGACTTTCCTTGATTTGGGGGATCCTTATTTTGCTATAAAAGTTTGGAAGTGCATGCTAGAGAATTACCATTCTGGCTTGGAGGATACTGGGAATTTGTTGGTTGTAGGGCTTGGCGATCTGAATAGGGTCCCAGAAGCAGTTAAGTATGCAGAGGATATGATTGTAAGAGGAATCAAATTGGAATTTTCCACATTGTCAAAGCTGAAGCAGAACCTTGTCCAAGCAAGGAAGGAATACTTGTATGATGAACTTTTTAGAAAGTGGAAAGATCAATAG